CGCCCCGATCGGGAAGGGCCAGCGCGGCCTCATCGTCTCGCCGCCCAAGGCCGGCAAGACGACGATCATGAAGCAGATCGCCCGGTCGATCGAGGCCAACGACCCCGACGTCCACCTCATGGTCCTGCTCGTCGACGAGCGGCCCGAGGAGGTCACCGACATGCGGCGGTCGGTCACGAGCGCCGAGGTCGTGGCATCGACGTTCGACCGTCCGGCCGAGGAGCACGTCCACGTGGCCGAGCTGGCCATCGAGCGGGCCAAGCGCCTCGTCGAGGCGGGCGAGGACGTCGTCATCATCCTCGACGGCATCACCCGCCTGGCCCGGGCGTACAACCAGGCCGCGCCGCAGACCGGCAGGGTCATGTCCGGCGGCATCGACGCCGGGGCGATCTACCCCCCGAAGAAGATCTTCGGTGCGGCCCGCAACCTGGAGGAGGGCGGCTCGCTCACCATCCTCGCCACCGCCCTGGTCGAGACCGGCTCGCGGATGGACGAGGTGATCTTCGAGGAGTTCAAGGGCACCGGGAACATGGAGCTGAAGCTCGACCGCCGCCTCGCCGAGCGCCGGATCTTCCCGGCGATCGACGTCGACGCCTCGAGCACCCGCCACGAGGAGCTCCTGTTCGACAACAAGCAGCTCCAGCAGGTGTGGAAGCTCCGCCGCGTCCTCTCCGGGATGGCGGCCGAGGGCCAGGCCGGCGCCAGCATCGAGCTGCTCACCGACCGCATGCGCACCTTCAAGAGCAACGACGCGTTCCTCGCCGAGGTCGCGAAGGGTGCGACCGGGACCTGATCCCGGCACCCTGGATCCGGAATAGCCCGTGGTTGCACCACGTGGCAGACTCTTTCGCCCCCGCACGACCTGGAGACACCCGATGAAGGCCGACATCCACCCCGAGTACAAGGAAGTCGAGGTGCACTGCTCGTGCGGTGCCACCTTCACCACCCGTTCGACCGCCACGGAGCTCAAGTCCGAGCTCTGCAGCGAGTGCCACCCCTTCTACACCGGCAAGCAGAAGCTGGTGGACTCCGGTGGCCGCATCGACCGCTTCGAGCGCCGCTACGGCCGCCGCAAGAAGTCCGCGGCCGCTGCTGACAGCGAGTCCTGAGCACCCCACCCGACCGGCGCGCCGCGCTCGTCGCGGCCCGTGCCGCGGCGGTCGCGCGCGACCACCTCGGGCTGGACGTCCCGGCGGCGGACTGGTCCGAGCACGGGCCGGCCGGCGCGGCTGTCGCACGCGACGGCCGTGCCGTCGTCGCGCCCGCGGACGGCCAGCCCGTCGCGCTCGGGGCGGCCGTCGCCTGGGCGCACCGCCAGGGCGCCACCGAGCTGCACCTCCTCGTCGGCCCGGGCGAT
This portion of the Actinomarinicola tropica genome encodes:
- the rpmE gene encoding 50S ribosomal protein L31; this translates as MKADIHPEYKEVEVHCSCGATFTTRSTATELKSELCSECHPFYTGKQKLVDSGGRIDRFERRYGRRKKSAAAADSES